The following proteins are co-located in the Urocitellus parryii isolate mUroPar1 chromosome 15, mUroPar1.hap1, whole genome shotgun sequence genome:
- the LOC113177564 gene encoding cocaine esterase-like isoform X3, whose protein sequence is MSLHRLPAWLILVAYGLLMLLIQGQGQESVSPIRTTHTGQVRGSLIHVKGTDAGVHTFLGIPFAKPPLGPLRFAAPEPPEPWSGVRDGTSHPAMCLQNADAMNTEALNLGTMNLPPVPMSEDCLYLSIYAPAHAREGSNLPVMVWIHGGALVVGSGSMLDCSILTAIENVLVVPIQYRLGVLGFFSTGDQHATGNWGYLDQVAALRWVQQNIAHFGGNPDRVTIFGESAGGTSVSSLVVSPMSQGLFHGAIMESGVALLPELITSSSKDVSTPFKIIPAVVDGAFLPRHPQELLASADFQPVPSIIGVNNDEYGWILPMYLGLPEIQKDLDRETMRAVLQRISARTMKLPAECADLLMEEYMGDNEDPHTLRLQFQEMMADFMFVMPALQVAHDQSSHAPVYFYEFQHPPSMFKDMRPPHVKADHADEILFVFGSFINGIRVELTEEEELLKRRMMKYWGNFARNGNPNGEGLPHWPLFDQDQQYLQLDIQPAVGQALKAHRLQFWTKTLPQKIQELKRAEDKHTEL, encoded by the exons ATGTCCCTGCATCGACTTCCTGCCTGGCTCATCCTCGTGGCATATGGGCTCCTGATGCTCCTCATCCAGGGCCAGG GCCAGGAATCAGTCAGCCCCATCCGGACAACTCACACCGGGCAGGTGCGGGGCAGCCTCATCCATGTGAAGGGCAccgatgctggggtccacacctTCCTGGGAATTCCCTTTGCCAAGCCACCTCTAGGACCACTGCGCTTTGCAGCCCCTGAGCCCCCTGAACCTTGGAGTGGTGTGAGGGATGGGACCTCCCACCCAGCCAT GTGTCTGCAAAATGCAGATGCAATGAATACAGAGGCTCTGAACCTAGGGACTATGAACTTGCCTCCCGTCCCCATGTCAGAGGACTGCCTGTACCTCAGCATCTACGCGCCTGCACATGCCCGTGAGGGCTCTAACCTGCCT GTGATGGTCTGGATCCATGGTGGTGCCTTGGTGGTGGGCTCAGGTTCCATGCTTGATTGTTCTATTCTGACAGCCATTGAAAATGTACTGGTAGTCCCTATCCAGTACCGCCTGGGAGTTCTGGGCTTCTTCAG CACTGGAGACCAGCATGCCACTGGCAACTGGGGCTATCTGGACCAAGTGGCTGCCCTACGCTGGGTCCAGCAGAATATCGCTCACTTTGGAGGCAACCCTGATCGGGTCACCATTTTTGGCGAGTCTGCAGGTGGCACTAGTGTGTCCTCACTTGTGGTGTCTCCAATGTCCCAAGGACTCTTCCATGGTGCCATCATGGAGAGTGGGGTGGCCCTGCTGCCTGAGCTCATCACCAGCTCATCTAAAGATGTCTCCACA CCCTTCAAGATCATTCCTGCTGTGGTGGATGGGGCCTTCCTACCCAGACACCCCCAGGAGCTTCTGGCCTCTGCTGATTTTCAACCTGTTCCAAGCATTATTGGTGTCAACAATGATGAGTATGGCTGGATCCTTCCCATG TACTTGGGCCTCCCTGAAATCCAGAAAGACCTAGACAGAGAGACCATGCGAGCTGTTCTGCAGAGAATATCAGCAAGGACG ATGAAGTTGCCTGCCGAATGTGCTGACCTATTGATGGAGGAGTACATGGGAGACAACGAGGACCCCCACACCCTGCGACTCCAGTTCCAGGAGATGATGGCGGACTTCATGTTTGTGATGCCTGCACTCCAAGTAGCACATGATCAGA GTTCCCATGCTCCTGTCTACTTCTATGAGTTCCAGCATCCACCCAGCATGTTTAAGGACATGAGGCCTCCACATGTGAAGGCTGACCATGCTGACGAGATCCTCTTTGTCTTTGGATCCTTCATCAATGGCATAAGAG TTGAGCtcactgaggaggaggagctgctgaaAAGGAGGATGATGAAGTACTGGGGCAACTTTGCTCGAAATGG GAACCCCAATGGAGAGGGCCTACCCCACTGGCCACTGTTCGACCAGGACCAGCAGTACCTACAGCTGGACATCCAGCCTGCTGTGGGCCAGGCCCTGAAGGCACACAGGCTGCAGTTCTGGaccaagaccctgcctcagaagATCCAGGAGCTAAAGAGGGCTGAGGACAAGCACACAGAGCTCTAG
- the LOC113177564 gene encoding cocaine esterase-like isoform X4, which translates to MSLHRLPAWLILVAYGLLMLLIQGQGQESVSPIRTTHTGQVRGSLIHVKGTDAGVHTFLGIPFAKPPLGPLRFAAPEPPEPWSGVRDGTSHPAMCLQNADAMNTEALNLGTMNLPPVPMSEDCLYLSIYAPAHAREGSNLPVMVWIHGGALVVGSGSMLDCSILTAIENVLVVPIQYRLGVLGFFSTGDQHATGNWGYLDQVAALRWVQQNIAHFGGNPDRVTIFGESAGGTSVSSLVVSPMSQGLFHGAIMESGVALLPELITSSSKDVSTMVANLSACGQVESEALVGCLRGKSEQEMLAINKPFKIIPAVVDGAFLPRHPQELLASADFQPVPSIIGVNNDEYGWILPMYLGLPEIQKDLDRETMRAVLQRISARTMKLPAECADLLMEEYMGDNEDPHTLRLQFQEMMADFMFVMPALQVAHDQSSHAPVYFYEFQHPPSMFKDMRPPHVKADHADEILFVFGSFINGIRVELTEEEELLKRRMMKYWGNFARNGNPNGEGLPHWPLFDQDQQYLQLDIQPAVGQALKAHRLQFWTKTLPQKIQELKRAEDKHTEL; encoded by the exons ATGTCCCTGCATCGACTTCCTGCCTGGCTCATCCTCGTGGCATATGGGCTCCTGATGCTCCTCATCCAGGGCCAGG GCCAGGAATCAGTCAGCCCCATCCGGACAACTCACACCGGGCAGGTGCGGGGCAGCCTCATCCATGTGAAGGGCAccgatgctggggtccacacctTCCTGGGAATTCCCTTTGCCAAGCCACCTCTAGGACCACTGCGCTTTGCAGCCCCTGAGCCCCCTGAACCTTGGAGTGGTGTGAGGGATGGGACCTCCCACCCAGCCAT GTGTCTGCAAAATGCAGATGCAATGAATACAGAGGCTCTGAACCTAGGGACTATGAACTTGCCTCCCGTCCCCATGTCAGAGGACTGCCTGTACCTCAGCATCTACGCGCCTGCACATGCCCGTGAGGGCTCTAACCTGCCT GTGATGGTCTGGATCCATGGTGGTGCCTTGGTGGTGGGCTCAGGTTCCATGCTTGATTGTTCTATTCTGACAGCCATTGAAAATGTACTGGTAGTCCCTATCCAGTACCGCCTGGGAGTTCTGGGCTTCTTCAG CACTGGAGACCAGCATGCCACTGGCAACTGGGGCTATCTGGACCAAGTGGCTGCCCTACGCTGGGTCCAGCAGAATATCGCTCACTTTGGAGGCAACCCTGATCGGGTCACCATTTTTGGCGAGTCTGCAGGTGGCACTAGTGTGTCCTCACTTGTGGTGTCTCCAATGTCCCAAGGACTCTTCCATGGTGCCATCATGGAGAGTGGGGTGGCCCTGCTGCCTGAGCTCATCACCAGCTCATCTAAAGATGTCTCCACA ATGGTGGCCAACCTGTCTGCCTGTGGGCAAGTAGAGTCAGAGGCCCTGGTGGGCTGCCTGCGGGGCAAGAGTGAACAGGAAATGCTGGCTATTAACAAG CCCTTCAAGATCATTCCTGCTGTGGTGGATGGGGCCTTCCTACCCAGACACCCCCAGGAGCTTCTGGCCTCTGCTGATTTTCAACCTGTTCCAAGCATTATTGGTGTCAACAATGATGAGTATGGCTGGATCCTTCCCATG TACTTGGGCCTCCCTGAAATCCAGAAAGACCTAGACAGAGAGACCATGCGAGCTGTTCTGCAGAGAATATCAGCAAGGACG ATGAAGTTGCCTGCCGAATGTGCTGACCTATTGATGGAGGAGTACATGGGAGACAACGAGGACCCCCACACCCTGCGACTCCAGTTCCAGGAGATGATGGCGGACTTCATGTTTGTGATGCCTGCACTCCAAGTAGCACATGATCAGA GTTCCCATGCTCCTGTCTACTTCTATGAGTTCCAGCATCCACCCAGCATGTTTAAGGACATGAGGCCTCCACATGTGAAGGCTGACCATGCTGACGAGATCCTCTTTGTCTTTGGATCCTTCATCAATGGCATAAGAG TTGAGCtcactgaggaggaggagctgctgaaAAGGAGGATGATGAAGTACTGGGGCAACTTTGCTCGAAATGG GAACCCCAATGGAGAGGGCCTACCCCACTGGCCACTGTTCGACCAGGACCAGCAGTACCTACAGCTGGACATCCAGCCTGCTGTGGGCCAGGCCCTGAAGGCACACAGGCTGCAGTTCTGGaccaagaccctgcctcagaagATCCAGGAGCTAAAGAGGGCTGAGGACAAGCACACAGAGCTCTAG
- the LOC113177564 gene encoding cocaine esterase-like isoform X1, with the protein MSLHRLPAWLILVAYGLLMLLIQGQGQESVSPIRTTHTGQVRGSLIHVKGTDAGVHTFLGIPFAKPPLGPLRFAAPEPPEPWSGVRDGTSHPAMCLQNADAMNTEALNLGTMNLPPVPMSEDCLYLSIYAPAHAREGSNLPVMVWIHGGALVVGSGSMLDCSILTAIENVLVVPIQYRLGVLGFFSTGDQHATGNWGYLDQVAALRWVQQNIAHFGGNPDRVTIFGESAGGTSVSSLVVSPMSQGLFHGAIMESGVALLPELITSSSKDVSTMVANLSACGQVESEALVGCLRGKSEQEMLAINKPFKIIPAVVDGAFLPRHPQELLASADFQPVPSIIGVNNDEYGWILPMVNPSPNPLDSKDLDRETMRAVLQRISARTMKLPAECADLLMEEYMGDNEDPHTLRLQFQEMMADFMFVMPALQVAHDQSSHAPVYFYEFQHPPSMFKDMRPPHVKADHADEILFVFGSFINGIRVELTEEEELLKRRMMKYWGNFARNGNPNGEGLPHWPLFDQDQQYLQLDIQPAVGQALKAHRLQFWTKTLPQKIQELKRAEDKHTEL; encoded by the exons ATGTCCCTGCATCGACTTCCTGCCTGGCTCATCCTCGTGGCATATGGGCTCCTGATGCTCCTCATCCAGGGCCAGG GCCAGGAATCAGTCAGCCCCATCCGGACAACTCACACCGGGCAGGTGCGGGGCAGCCTCATCCATGTGAAGGGCAccgatgctggggtccacacctTCCTGGGAATTCCCTTTGCCAAGCCACCTCTAGGACCACTGCGCTTTGCAGCCCCTGAGCCCCCTGAACCTTGGAGTGGTGTGAGGGATGGGACCTCCCACCCAGCCAT GTGTCTGCAAAATGCAGATGCAATGAATACAGAGGCTCTGAACCTAGGGACTATGAACTTGCCTCCCGTCCCCATGTCAGAGGACTGCCTGTACCTCAGCATCTACGCGCCTGCACATGCCCGTGAGGGCTCTAACCTGCCT GTGATGGTCTGGATCCATGGTGGTGCCTTGGTGGTGGGCTCAGGTTCCATGCTTGATTGTTCTATTCTGACAGCCATTGAAAATGTACTGGTAGTCCCTATCCAGTACCGCCTGGGAGTTCTGGGCTTCTTCAG CACTGGAGACCAGCATGCCACTGGCAACTGGGGCTATCTGGACCAAGTGGCTGCCCTACGCTGGGTCCAGCAGAATATCGCTCACTTTGGAGGCAACCCTGATCGGGTCACCATTTTTGGCGAGTCTGCAGGTGGCACTAGTGTGTCCTCACTTGTGGTGTCTCCAATGTCCCAAGGACTCTTCCATGGTGCCATCATGGAGAGTGGGGTGGCCCTGCTGCCTGAGCTCATCACCAGCTCATCTAAAGATGTCTCCACA ATGGTGGCCAACCTGTCTGCCTGTGGGCAAGTAGAGTCAGAGGCCCTGGTGGGCTGCCTGCGGGGCAAGAGTGAACAGGAAATGCTGGCTATTAACAAG CCCTTCAAGATCATTCCTGCTGTGGTGGATGGGGCCTTCCTACCCAGACACCCCCAGGAGCTTCTGGCCTCTGCTGATTTTCAACCTGTTCCAAGCATTATTGGTGTCAACAATGATGAGTATGGCTGGATCCTTCCCATGGTAAATCCATCTCCAAATCCCCTCGATAGT AAAGACCTAGACAGAGAGACCATGCGAGCTGTTCTGCAGAGAATATCAGCAAGGACG ATGAAGTTGCCTGCCGAATGTGCTGACCTATTGATGGAGGAGTACATGGGAGACAACGAGGACCCCCACACCCTGCGACTCCAGTTCCAGGAGATGATGGCGGACTTCATGTTTGTGATGCCTGCACTCCAAGTAGCACATGATCAGA GTTCCCATGCTCCTGTCTACTTCTATGAGTTCCAGCATCCACCCAGCATGTTTAAGGACATGAGGCCTCCACATGTGAAGGCTGACCATGCTGACGAGATCCTCTTTGTCTTTGGATCCTTCATCAATGGCATAAGAG TTGAGCtcactgaggaggaggagctgctgaaAAGGAGGATGATGAAGTACTGGGGCAACTTTGCTCGAAATGG GAACCCCAATGGAGAGGGCCTACCCCACTGGCCACTGTTCGACCAGGACCAGCAGTACCTACAGCTGGACATCCAGCCTGCTGTGGGCCAGGCCCTGAAGGCACACAGGCTGCAGTTCTGGaccaagaccctgcctcagaagATCCAGGAGCTAAAGAGGGCTGAGGACAAGCACACAGAGCTCTAG
- the LOC113177564 gene encoding cocaine esterase-like isoform X2 yields the protein MSLHRLPAWLILVAYGLLMLLIQGQGQESVSPIRTTHTGQVRGSLIHVKGTDAGVHTFLGIPFAKPPLGPLRFAAPEPPEPWSGVRDGTSHPAMCLQNADAMNTEALNLGTMNLPPVPMSEDCLYLSIYAPAHAREGSNLPVMVWIHGGALVVGSGSMLDCSILTAIENVLVVPIQYRLGVLGFFSTGDQHATGNWGYLDQVAALRWVQQNIAHFGGNPDRVTIFGESAGGTSVSSLVVSPMSQGLFHGAIMESGVALLPELITSSSKDVSTMVANLSACGQVESEALVGCLRGKSEQEMLAINKPFKIIPAVVDGAFLPRHPQELLASADFQPVPSIIGVNNDEYGWILPMVNPSPNPLDNLDRETMRAVLQRISARTMKLPAECADLLMEEYMGDNEDPHTLRLQFQEMMADFMFVMPALQVAHDQSSHAPVYFYEFQHPPSMFKDMRPPHVKADHADEILFVFGSFINGIRVELTEEEELLKRRMMKYWGNFARNGNPNGEGLPHWPLFDQDQQYLQLDIQPAVGQALKAHRLQFWTKTLPQKIQELKRAEDKHTEL from the exons ATGTCCCTGCATCGACTTCCTGCCTGGCTCATCCTCGTGGCATATGGGCTCCTGATGCTCCTCATCCAGGGCCAGG GCCAGGAATCAGTCAGCCCCATCCGGACAACTCACACCGGGCAGGTGCGGGGCAGCCTCATCCATGTGAAGGGCAccgatgctggggtccacacctTCCTGGGAATTCCCTTTGCCAAGCCACCTCTAGGACCACTGCGCTTTGCAGCCCCTGAGCCCCCTGAACCTTGGAGTGGTGTGAGGGATGGGACCTCCCACCCAGCCAT GTGTCTGCAAAATGCAGATGCAATGAATACAGAGGCTCTGAACCTAGGGACTATGAACTTGCCTCCCGTCCCCATGTCAGAGGACTGCCTGTACCTCAGCATCTACGCGCCTGCACATGCCCGTGAGGGCTCTAACCTGCCT GTGATGGTCTGGATCCATGGTGGTGCCTTGGTGGTGGGCTCAGGTTCCATGCTTGATTGTTCTATTCTGACAGCCATTGAAAATGTACTGGTAGTCCCTATCCAGTACCGCCTGGGAGTTCTGGGCTTCTTCAG CACTGGAGACCAGCATGCCACTGGCAACTGGGGCTATCTGGACCAAGTGGCTGCCCTACGCTGGGTCCAGCAGAATATCGCTCACTTTGGAGGCAACCCTGATCGGGTCACCATTTTTGGCGAGTCTGCAGGTGGCACTAGTGTGTCCTCACTTGTGGTGTCTCCAATGTCCCAAGGACTCTTCCATGGTGCCATCATGGAGAGTGGGGTGGCCCTGCTGCCTGAGCTCATCACCAGCTCATCTAAAGATGTCTCCACA ATGGTGGCCAACCTGTCTGCCTGTGGGCAAGTAGAGTCAGAGGCCCTGGTGGGCTGCCTGCGGGGCAAGAGTGAACAGGAAATGCTGGCTATTAACAAG CCCTTCAAGATCATTCCTGCTGTGGTGGATGGGGCCTTCCTACCCAGACACCCCCAGGAGCTTCTGGCCTCTGCTGATTTTCAACCTGTTCCAAGCATTATTGGTGTCAACAATGATGAGTATGGCTGGATCCTTCCCATGGTAAATCCATCTCCAAATCCCCTCGATA ACCTAGACAGAGAGACCATGCGAGCTGTTCTGCAGAGAATATCAGCAAGGACG ATGAAGTTGCCTGCCGAATGTGCTGACCTATTGATGGAGGAGTACATGGGAGACAACGAGGACCCCCACACCCTGCGACTCCAGTTCCAGGAGATGATGGCGGACTTCATGTTTGTGATGCCTGCACTCCAAGTAGCACATGATCAGA GTTCCCATGCTCCTGTCTACTTCTATGAGTTCCAGCATCCACCCAGCATGTTTAAGGACATGAGGCCTCCACATGTGAAGGCTGACCATGCTGACGAGATCCTCTTTGTCTTTGGATCCTTCATCAATGGCATAAGAG TTGAGCtcactgaggaggaggagctgctgaaAAGGAGGATGATGAAGTACTGGGGCAACTTTGCTCGAAATGG GAACCCCAATGGAGAGGGCCTACCCCACTGGCCACTGTTCGACCAGGACCAGCAGTACCTACAGCTGGACATCCAGCCTGCTGTGGGCCAGGCCCTGAAGGCACACAGGCTGCAGTTCTGGaccaagaccctgcctcagaagATCCAGGAGCTAAAGAGGGCTGAGGACAAGCACACAGAGCTCTAG